In Fodinibius saliphilus, a genomic segment contains:
- a CDS encoding ion channel produces the protein MVTNTSKPPSESHFRKQVLFLVVLLSGSFLLTTTIFWGYEFGQENVQNFGDVVWWWFVTSATVGYGDIVPYTTAGRIAGVVAIIIGLFGYTHVIGLILQFIQHKFSEEEQGRGSVKYTGHVVICEYTAFADELIQEIKEKQLFNNRELVIIGALVSRTPYREHSFIHGEPISPQVLQRANISKADTIFAFPNHRFSDPDTKTLHVVSRITELNSDASIFVELHNEKHPLLKELAGSITVLKSSEMLHNAIQHNHIDITNYLEAKE, from the coding sequence ATGGTAACAAACACTAGCAAGCCACCATCAGAGTCACATTTTCGGAAGCAGGTGTTATTCTTGGTAGTGCTTCTTTCCGGAAGCTTTCTGCTTACCACTACCATCTTTTGGGGATATGAATTCGGCCAAGAAAATGTGCAGAATTTTGGTGATGTAGTTTGGTGGTGGTTTGTAACATCCGCTACGGTAGGCTATGGTGATATCGTGCCTTATACTACAGCAGGACGTATAGCTGGGGTAGTGGCAATTATTATTGGATTATTTGGATATACGCATGTAATAGGTCTCATACTACAGTTTATACAACATAAATTTTCGGAGGAAGAGCAGGGGCGGGGTTCCGTTAAGTATACAGGTCATGTTGTTATTTGTGAATACACGGCCTTTGCCGATGAACTCATCCAAGAGATAAAGGAAAAGCAGCTATTTAATAACCGAGAATTAGTTATTATTGGCGCATTGGTCAGCAGAACTCCCTACAGAGAACACTCCTTTATTCATGGCGAACCTATCAGTCCACAAGTGCTGCAACGAGCCAATATTAGTAAAGCAGATACCATTTTCGCGTTTCCCAATCACCGCTTTAGCGATCCGGATACCAAAACCTTACATGTTGTGAGCCGAATAACAGAGCTAAACAGCGATGCCTCTATATTTGTAGAGCTTCACAACGAAAAACATCCACTTCTCAAAGAGTTAGCCGGGAGCATTACGGTTCTGAAAAGTTCAGAAATGCTCCATAATGCAATCCAGCATAACCATATTGATATAACAAATTATTTAGAAGCGAAGGAGTAA
- a CDS encoding NAD(P)/FAD-dependent oxidoreductase: MSHHTDYCILGAGLAGLSIADSLADHDFSTIVIDKSDIAAGASGTPGGLVNPATGRRAKKVWKVEQGYEAIASNLEKVQQTTEETFYTNNGVLRPALMEKMARKMKEEYQQTSWPKGWCQWKREGEIKEMHPGINCVDGGLWIPVGLTVDVGKYLQAYASYLKGKNDTIFLLDEEPIKIEHNNRWHIELTSTTVRTQNLIFATGQSIATSFYWDWLPFNLIKGQVAEFKIETGTLNFDHSISSLGYMARLTDNVSFIQGSTYEHDFTHINTDQQGEEYLRKRMRRTLPNLEKHVRTVSQWAGVRTSTPNYKPILGRHPVHDSLHLFGGLGSKGLLFSKYLADHYVEYLIGNTELFPEIDIARHQLNPA; this comes from the coding sequence ATGAGCCATCACACAGATTACTGTATTCTTGGTGCGGGATTGGCGGGCTTATCTATAGCTGACAGTCTCGCCGATCATGATTTTTCAACCATTGTTATCGATAAAAGCGATATCGCTGCGGGTGCCTCCGGTACGCCGGGCGGGCTTGTTAACCCGGCCACCGGAAGACGTGCTAAAAAAGTTTGGAAGGTTGAACAAGGCTATGAAGCCATTGCTTCCAATCTTGAGAAGGTACAGCAGACTACTGAAGAAACCTTTTATACAAATAATGGGGTTTTGCGCCCTGCCCTGATGGAAAAAATGGCGCGTAAGATGAAAGAAGAGTACCAACAGACAAGCTGGCCCAAGGGCTGGTGCCAGTGGAAAAGAGAAGGTGAAATCAAAGAAATGCATCCCGGCATCAATTGTGTTGACGGCGGGCTTTGGATACCCGTAGGCTTAACGGTAGATGTAGGAAAATATCTGCAGGCCTATGCCTCTTATTTAAAAGGTAAGAACGACACCATATTTTTACTGGACGAAGAACCTATCAAAATAGAGCATAACAACCGCTGGCATATTGAACTTACAAGCACAACAGTACGTACTCAAAACCTTATTTTTGCTACCGGACAATCCATTGCTACTTCTTTTTATTGGGATTGGCTGCCCTTTAACCTTATCAAGGGACAAGTAGCTGAATTTAAAATTGAAACCGGTACTCTCAATTTTGATCATTCCATATCAAGTCTTGGGTATATGGCTCGCCTTACTGATAATGTAAGCTTTATACAGGGCAGTACCTATGAACATGATTTTACGCATATCAACACTGACCAACAAGGTGAAGAATATCTGCGCAAACGCATGCGGCGCACCCTCCCCAACCTTGAAAAACATGTTAGAACTGTTAGTCAATGGGCAGGCGTACGCACCTCTACCCCAAACTACAAACCGATACTCGGACGCCATCCCGTCCATGACAGCCTGCATTTATTTGGCGGACTCGGCTCCAAAGGGCTACTGTTTAGTAAGTATTTGGCTGATCATTACGTAGAGTATCTCATAGGTAACACCGAACTCTTTCCCGAAATAGATATTGCCCGGCATCAGCTAAATCCTGCTTAA
- the pncA gene encoding bifunctional nicotinamidase/pyrazinamidase, producing the protein MKALLIVDVQNDFCPGGALEVPNGDTIVPLINKLSKQFDVIIQTQDWHPKEHSSFASSHKSKAPFETTEMPYGEQVLWPDHCIQGSEGAEFHPDLETNHSQLIIRKGFRKEIDSYSAFYENDDTTSTGLSGYLHERNIDTLYTVGLATDFCVKWSVIDGLEEGFDIFVVEDAVKGIDIEGSVEKSWQEMIDAGAQKVTTQKLLS; encoded by the coding sequence ATGAAAGCTCTTTTAATTGTCGATGTTCAAAACGACTTTTGCCCAGGCGGTGCCCTTGAGGTTCCCAATGGAGATACGATTGTACCCCTAATAAATAAGCTGTCAAAACAGTTTGATGTAATTATACAAACCCAAGATTGGCATCCCAAAGAGCACTCTTCTTTTGCTTCATCTCACAAGAGCAAAGCACCTTTTGAAACTACAGAAATGCCCTATGGAGAACAGGTATTATGGCCCGACCACTGTATACAAGGCAGTGAAGGTGCCGAATTTCATCCTGACCTTGAAACTAATCACAGTCAATTAATTATTCGCAAGGGATTTCGAAAAGAGATCGACTCATACTCGGCCTTCTATGAAAATGATGATACTACCAGTACGGGTCTCAGCGGTTATCTGCATGAACGTAATATTGATACCCTTTATACTGTAGGACTGGCCACCGACTTTTGCGTAAAATGGTCTGTTATCGATGGGCTTGAAGAAGGGTTTGACATCTTTGTTGTAGAAGATGCCGTCAAAGGAATCGATATTGAGGGTTCGGTAGAAAAGTCATGGCAAGAAATGATTGATGCCGGTGCACAAAAAGTCACCACTCAAAAGCTGCTTTCCTGA
- a CDS encoding nicotinate phosphoribosyltransferase, translated as MNRVQSKRRSSLLSRPALYTDYYELTMAQGYFLAGRKDEQACFDYFFRDIPFDGGYVIFAGLADLLSTLENFKFHEDELEYLANQGFRKSFLEYLSDFQLKADIHAAKEGEVVFPRTPILRLEGTIIETQILETLLLNILNFESLIATKAARMKHAAGDHKVLDFGLRRAQGLGGIQASKAAIIGGVEATSNVYSSFVHGTPASGTMAHSWIQSFDDELTAFRKYAEYYPENCILLVDTYDTLGSGVPNAITVAKELEEKGYKMKGIRLDSGDLAYFSRKARRQLDKAGLEYVKIAVSNQLDERLIKSLRSQDAPIDLFGVGTRLVTGHESPALDGVYKLSAIDDEPKLKISENIEKNTLPGRKKVLRYSDNDGNFYGDGILLKDEKNADTIFHPFYPAKHADVTSFNAEPLLHNVMQNGTVNIDLPTPTQSADYAKKRLVKLNPEHKRFENPHIYKVGISQKLMDLRDELTQNFK; from the coding sequence ATGAACAGAGTGCAATCAAAGCGCAGATCATCCCTACTTAGCAGGCCGGCCCTATATACCGACTATTATGAATTGACGATGGCTCAAGGCTACTTTTTAGCCGGGCGTAAAGATGAGCAAGCCTGTTTTGATTACTTTTTTCGGGATATCCCGTTCGATGGCGGTTACGTAATATTTGCGGGACTTGCGGACCTGCTTTCCACACTCGAAAATTTCAAATTCCATGAAGACGAACTCGAATACCTTGCCAATCAAGGGTTTAGGAAAAGCTTTCTGGAATATCTAAGTGACTTCCAATTAAAAGCAGATATCCATGCCGCAAAAGAAGGCGAAGTAGTATTCCCAAGAACACCTATCCTTCGACTTGAAGGCACTATTATTGAAACACAAATTCTTGAAACACTTCTGCTTAACATTTTGAATTTCGAATCCCTTATTGCCACAAAAGCGGCCCGTATGAAACATGCTGCCGGCGACCACAAAGTGCTGGATTTTGGTCTTCGTCGTGCGCAAGGTCTGGGAGGTATACAGGCCAGTAAAGCTGCAATAATTGGAGGCGTAGAAGCGACTTCTAATGTATACTCTTCGTTTGTACACGGCACACCGGCAAGCGGTACCATGGCCCACTCTTGGATTCAATCTTTTGATGATGAACTTACTGCATTTCGAAAGTATGCAGAATATTACCCTGAAAACTGCATCCTCCTTGTTGATACCTATGACACCCTCGGAAGTGGAGTCCCCAATGCAATAACTGTTGCCAAAGAACTGGAAGAGAAAGGATATAAGATGAAGGGTATTCGACTCGATAGCGGCGACCTTGCCTATTTCTCACGAAAAGCGCGCCGCCAACTGGATAAAGCCGGACTTGAATATGTGAAAATTGCGGTCTCAAACCAGTTAGATGAACGCCTAATAAAAAGTTTACGTAGTCAAGATGCGCCTATTGACCTTTTTGGGGTGGGGACGCGATTAGTAACCGGACATGAAAGCCCTGCCCTGGATGGAGTGTATAAACTTTCTGCTATTGATGATGAGCCCAAGCTAAAGATTTCTGAAAATATCGAAAAGAACACTTTACCCGGTCGTAAAAAAGTGCTGCGCTACAGTGACAATGATGGTAACTTTTATGGGGATGGAATACTGCTTAAAGATGAAAAAAATGCCGACACTATCTTTCATCCCTTCTACCCTGCTAAACATGCAGATGTTACTTCCTTTAATGCTGAACCGTTATTACATAATGTTATGCAGAACGGGACAGTAAATATTGATCTCCCTACCCCAACACAAAGTGCAGACTACGCAAAAAAACGTCTTGTAAAATTAAATCCCGAACACAAACGATTTGAAAATCCACACATTTATAAAGTTGGTATTAGCCAAAAACTGATGGATCTGCGCGATGAATTAACCCAAAATTTTAAATAA
- a CDS encoding DUF5723 family protein codes for MNFVKRYLSLLVAVMFLGSLSNMVWAQSGHFSSATLGMGGTGAAYMDTYHANFINPANLMLNSETKPSTSIGLLGGVSATTGGSLLNIAAYNKHFTTGQVVNVDKALNDFFGSEPTNYRRLGFELDLIPLGGSWRGKNSSFSLALRNRTLINSSINRGYAEVFLSGVDKERFGTPKPVNFSSEAVAFSEISAGYSRKILELPSLFGIGENVKLYAGVAPKYIVPHATTGIDFNSTLHVASDKITHDFNYTFKTVGSVTDQFKEFSSASKNDNFDGSIGDFVEPDGEDFSQVQGSGFGIDLGGTIEMDLAGPLEAFFSWIKGPKKLRVALSATDLGSITYDNNAGTFSNNSEFVWDGVDLQDGFDDAYKDSVANDIFLNYEAGTEDKIVRKLPAKVHLGSQLQLGKLAVALDFTKGMNEAGMNSRRVAMGFGVEYDFFNIIPLRAGYRTGGATSSSITAGTGLEFRNFEFSVGALLVPNSENRGASYGAAWSGLLLRF; via the coding sequence ATGAATTTTGTTAAACGATATTTGAGTCTTTTAGTCGCTGTTATGTTTCTTGGCAGCTTGAGTAATATGGTATGGGCGCAATCAGGCCATTTTTCATCTGCTACGTTAGGTATGGGAGGAACCGGTGCCGCTTATATGGATACCTATCATGCTAACTTCATTAATCCGGCCAACTTAATGTTGAATAGTGAAACCAAACCCAGTACAAGTATTGGATTACTTGGAGGGGTTTCTGCAACTACAGGGGGCTCACTTCTGAATATAGCAGCCTATAATAAGCATTTCACGACGGGACAAGTTGTGAATGTTGATAAGGCTCTCAATGATTTTTTCGGTTCAGAACCCACCAATTACAGACGACTGGGGTTTGAGTTAGATCTTATTCCACTGGGTGGTTCCTGGCGGGGTAAAAACAGCAGCTTTAGTTTGGCTTTGCGTAATAGAACGCTCATTAATAGTTCTATTAACAGGGGATATGCCGAGGTATTTTTAAGTGGAGTTGACAAAGAACGTTTTGGAACACCTAAACCGGTTAATTTTAGCAGTGAAGCAGTAGCATTCAGTGAAATTTCAGCAGGTTATTCTCGGAAAATATTGGAACTGCCGTCCCTATTTGGCATTGGTGAGAATGTGAAGCTTTATGCCGGAGTTGCACCAAAATATATTGTACCTCATGCTACCACGGGAATCGATTTTAACTCAACACTACACGTAGCCTCCGATAAAATAACCCACGATTTTAATTACACTTTTAAAACGGTAGGGTCAGTAACTGATCAGTTCAAAGAGTTTAGCAGTGCCAGCAAAAATGATAACTTTGATGGCTCAATTGGAGATTTTGTTGAACCTGATGGAGAAGACTTCTCGCAAGTACAGGGGAGTGGTTTTGGAATAGATCTTGGAGGTACTATTGAAATGGATCTCGCAGGCCCCCTCGAAGCGTTCTTTTCTTGGATAAAAGGCCCAAAGAAACTCCGGGTGGCTTTGTCTGCAACAGATCTGGGATCAATTACTTATGATAACAATGCGGGTACGTTCTCAAACAACTCCGAATTTGTCTGGGACGGTGTTGACCTTCAGGATGGTTTTGATGATGCTTATAAAGATAGCGTGGCGAATGATATATTTCTGAATTATGAGGCCGGCACAGAAGATAAAATTGTTAGAAAATTACCAGCTAAAGTACATTTAGGATCACAACTGCAACTTGGCAAGCTGGCAGTAGCACTGGACTTTACAAAAGGAATGAATGAGGCTGGAATGAATAGTCGACGTGTAGCAATGGGTTTTGGGGTCGAATACGATTTCTTCAATATCATTCCGCTTCGTGCCGGATATCGAACAGGAGGGGCTACCTCTTCAAGTATAACAGCCGGTACTGGATTAGAGTTTAGAAATTTTGAGTTTTCGGTGGGAGCTTTGTTGGTACCTAATTCCGAAAACAGGGGAGCAAGTTACGGTGCTGCCTGGAGTGGTTTACTCCTTCGCTTCTAA